A genomic window from Archaeoglobus profundus DSM 5631 includes:
- the icd gene encoding isocitrate dehydrogenase (NADP(+)), with protein MQLKPPEEGEKIEYKDGKLIVPDNPIIPFIEGDGIGVDVTPAAIKVLNAAAEKIGKEIVWFEIYAGEKAYKLCGEYLPKETLDAIKEYRVALKGPLTTPVGGGYRSLNVAIRQILDLYACVRPVYYLKGVPSPLKNPEQVNIVIFRETTEDVYAGIEWKAGSEEALKVINFLEKEFGIKVRRDSGIGLKPISEFATKRLVRMAIKYAIENGRKSVTLVHKGNIMKYTEGAFREWGYEVALEEFRDYVITEEELWNNYNGEVPKGKIVIKDRIADNMFQQLLTRTAEYDVIATMNLNGDYLSDMAAGLVGGLGIAPGSNIGDGIGVFEPVHGSAPKYAGQNKANPTAMILTGALMFEFLGWREGSEIIKKAVEMTIQQGIVTYDIHRQIGGKLVGTREFAEAVIENIQSL; from the coding sequence ATGCAACTTAAACCGCCAGAGGAAGGAGAGAAGATAGAGTACAAAGATGGGAAACTCATTGTCCCAGATAATCCGATAATACCTTTCATAGAGGGCGACGGGATTGGAGTTGATGTGACACCAGCGGCTATAAAGGTTTTGAATGCAGCTGCGGAGAAGATAGGTAAGGAGATAGTTTGGTTTGAGATATATGCAGGGGAGAAGGCTTACAAGCTCTGCGGCGAGTATCTTCCTAAGGAAACGTTGGATGCGATAAAAGAGTACAGGGTTGCTTTAAAGGGCCCACTCACGACACCTGTTGGAGGAGGTTACAGGAGTTTGAATGTTGCAATAAGGCAAATACTGGATCTCTACGCTTGTGTGAGACCCGTCTACTATCTTAAGGGTGTTCCGAGCCCCTTAAAGAATCCTGAACAGGTAAACATCGTAATATTTAGAGAGACGACTGAAGACGTCTACGCTGGAATAGAGTGGAAGGCTGGAAGTGAAGAGGCTTTGAAAGTTATAAACTTCCTTGAGAAAGAGTTCGGAATAAAGGTTAGAAGAGATTCTGGAATAGGTTTAAAGCCGATAAGCGAGTTCGCAACCAAAAGGTTGGTCAGGATGGCTATAAAGTATGCAATAGAAAACGGAAGGAAGAGCGTTACACTCGTGCATAAGGGTAACATAATGAAGTACACGGAGGGAGCTTTCAGGGAGTGGGGTTACGAAGTTGCTTTGGAGGAGTTTAGGGATTACGTGATAACTGAGGAAGAGCTTTGGAACAACTACAACGGTGAAGTTCCAAAAGGCAAGATCGTGATAAAGGATAGGATTGCGGATAACATGTTTCAGCAACTGCTCACTAGAACTGCTGAGTACGATGTAATCGCCACGATGAATCTAAACGGTGACTATCTAAGCGATATGGCTGCAGGATTGGTAGGTGGATTGGGAATTGCTCCCGGTAGCAACATAGGCGACGGGATTGGCGTTTTCGAGCCAGTTCATGGAAGTGCACCTAAGTACGCTGGTCAGAACAAAGCGAATCCCACTGCTATGATCCTAACAGGTGCTTTGATGTTCGAGTTCTTAGGGTGGAGGGAAGGTAGTGAAATAATAAAGAAAGCTGTAGAGATGACAATTCAGCAAGGGATCGTGACTTACGATATCCACAGGCAAATTGGGGGAAAGTTGGTTGGAACGAGGGAGTTTGCTGAAGCTGTGATTGAGAACATTCAGAGTCTTTAA
- a CDS encoding RsmB/NOP family class I SAM-dependent RNA methyltransferase → MYRIKERDFVILTEVLRKADEIKPSQYAKRMVFEKYNILGTHIDRILTAVYYKIMKRLGVIDKIIRDVVGVHPNILDPWLRSALRVTIEFLVFEKKYTKHLDKERVKKVVADFLSNVTHPYVGMYYFETFERIASYKLEPKDEIERLEFEYLLPAWYIRKMKELLGEEAEELFKAFNREPMISIRVNTLKATVKEVIDHLRRQGKEVIVSSVVPTVLKFEGPYDFDKSKLYRKGKFVVQEEASALASILLDPKPNETVVDLCAAPGGKTIHMAELMRNRGVIHAFDVDELRLKRMEELIKRCGVKIVKIYKMDARKAVDVLGESIADKVMLDAPCTSDGTLMKNPELRWRIREEKIEEIAQLQYELLNTGIDLLKPKGRILYCTCSIFREENEDVVERVLKERDDVKLVPLEGYYSEGFLKVTIRAFPHKHNTIGFFYALLEKTE, encoded by the coding sequence GTGTATCGGATTAAAGAGAGAGACTTCGTAATACTCACGGAAGTTTTGAGGAAAGCGGATGAGATCAAGCCGAGCCAATACGCTAAGAGGATGGTTTTTGAGAAGTATAACATACTAGGTACCCACATCGACAGAATTTTGACAGCAGTTTATTATAAAATAATGAAAAGACTTGGTGTAATCGACAAGATCATCAGAGACGTTGTGGGCGTTCACCCCAACATCCTCGACCCTTGGTTGAGATCGGCTTTGAGAGTTACAATCGAGTTTTTGGTTTTCGAAAAGAAGTATACAAAGCATCTCGACAAGGAGAGGGTTAAGAAGGTTGTAGCTGATTTCCTTTCTAACGTAACCCATCCATACGTTGGGATGTACTATTTCGAGACTTTCGAAAGGATTGCCAGCTACAAGCTCGAACCGAAAGATGAAATCGAAAGGTTGGAGTTTGAATACCTTTTACCAGCTTGGTATATCAGAAAGATGAAGGAGCTTTTGGGTGAGGAGGCTGAGGAGCTTTTCAAAGCCTTTAACAGAGAGCCTATGATTAGCATAAGGGTAAACACTCTCAAAGCCACAGTTAAAGAGGTAATAGATCATTTGAGAAGGCAGGGGAAGGAGGTAATTGTGAGCAGCGTTGTTCCTACAGTCTTAAAGTTCGAAGGTCCCTACGACTTTGACAAGTCCAAGCTCTACAGGAAGGGAAAGTTCGTAGTTCAGGAGGAAGCTTCGGCTTTAGCCTCAATTCTACTAGATCCAAAGCCGAATGAAACTGTTGTCGATCTCTGCGCTGCACCAGGAGGTAAGACTATCCACATGGCTGAGCTTATGAGAAATAGGGGAGTTATTCATGCCTTTGATGTAGACGAGCTTAGGCTTAAGAGAATGGAGGAGTTGATAAAGCGTTGCGGAGTTAAAATTGTAAAAATATACAAGATGGATGCGAGAAAAGCTGTTGATGTTTTGGGAGAAAGTATAGCCGATAAAGTTATGCTTGATGCGCCATGCACATCCGATGGAACTTTAATGAAGAATCCCGAGCTCAGATGGAGAATCAGGGAAGAAAAGATTGAGGAGATCGCTCAGCTTCAATACGAGCTCCTAAACACGGGAATCGATTTGTTAAAGCCGAAAGGTAGAATACTTTACTGTACGTGCTCTATTTTTAGAGAGGAAAACGAGGACGTCGTTGAAAGAGTTCTGAAGGAGAGAGATGATGTTAAGCTCGTTCCGCTTGAAGGTTATTACTCCGAGGGATTCCTTAAAGTGACTATTAGGGCTTTTCCTCATAAACACAACACGATAGGCTTCTTCTATGCTCTTTTGGAGAAGACTGAATAG
- a CDS encoding DUF1646 family protein, which produces MEIPQEPVLHISLGLAVILLLVLIFPFRVRIVEENLEPFFLIMGIIAVTISGQWSYELIVEALKEPVWLPNTPVPIGIFQVVLIFGLIIYKFNRQIYNGFLSLLRIVGIRVFAFMIITLLGLISSIISVIVTAVILSEIALILPLDRRKKIEFVVIACFAVGLGAALTPVGEPLSTIAVSKLKGEPYHADFFFLLRLLGIYVIPGVLALALYGAYRIGSVSVDRMEVPIYEESLRNVIVRAIRVYTFVSALILLGKGLSPLAVWYFSKVPPVGLYWLNTISAILDNATLVAVEIEPEMSLMQIKSALISLLISGGMLIPGNIPNIVSAGRLKIRMNEWARVGVPLGVVLLTVYFVILMAECSFNL; this is translated from the coding sequence TTGGAAATTCCACAAGAGCCAGTTCTCCACATATCTCTCGGATTGGCTGTCATTCTATTACTCGTCCTAATCTTTCCCTTTAGGGTGAGAATAGTCGAGGAAAACCTTGAGCCCTTCTTCTTGATAATGGGTATTATAGCCGTAACTATCTCCGGCCAATGGAGTTACGAGCTAATTGTTGAGGCCTTGAAGGAACCTGTCTGGCTTCCAAACACGCCCGTACCAATAGGAATATTTCAAGTTGTTCTCATTTTCGGTTTAATAATATACAAGTTTAATCGGCAGATTTACAACGGATTTTTGAGTCTTTTGAGAATTGTAGGCATAAGAGTGTTCGCATTTATGATTATAACTCTCCTTGGTCTGATTTCGAGCATAATATCTGTAATTGTAACGGCGGTAATTTTATCCGAGATTGCTTTAATACTCCCCCTTGACAGGAGAAAGAAAATTGAATTCGTTGTAATTGCCTGTTTTGCTGTCGGATTAGGTGCGGCGTTAACCCCAGTTGGTGAACCTCTTTCAACAATCGCCGTTTCCAAGCTCAAAGGCGAACCTTATCATGCAGACTTCTTCTTCCTCCTAAGACTTTTAGGGATATACGTAATACCGGGAGTTTTAGCCTTGGCCTTATACGGAGCTTACAGGATAGGGTCTGTGAGCGTAGATCGTATGGAAGTGCCCATATACGAGGAATCGTTGAGAAATGTGATTGTAAGGGCTATAAGGGTTTACACGTTTGTCTCAGCCCTGATTCTGCTCGGAAAGGGTTTGTCACCACTTGCAGTATGGTACTTTTCAAAGGTCCCACCTGTTGGACTCTACTGGCTAAACACAATTTCCGCAATACTTGACAATGCAACGCTTGTAGCGGTAGAGATAGAGCCTGAAATGAGTCTAATGCAGATAAAAAGCGCTCTGATAAGTTTGTTAATCTCTGGTGGAATGCTTATACCCGGAAACATACCAAACATCGTTTCAGCTGGAAGGTTGAAGATAAGGATGAACGAATGGGCAAGAGTTGGAGTTCCACTGGGTGTAGTACTCCTCACAGTCTACTTTGTTATTTTAATGGCCGAATGCTCCTTTAACCTCTAA
- a CDS encoding hydrolase: MHCLIVIDFQERLVKHIQNVEDIINNSIKLIKAYKVFGLPILITEQKKLGGTIGVIKDLIDVKPIQKMSFSCLRCEEFYREFKRLSPKRVALIGIEAHICILQTALDLLKEGCEVYVAVDCIGSRKQIDKDVAVLRMMQEGVKLCTAESLIYEIMKTAEHEKFKEILEIVKG, translated from the coding sequence ATGCACTGTCTTATAGTCATAGATTTTCAGGAAAGACTTGTGAAGCACATACAAAATGTTGAAGATATTATAAATAATTCGATTAAATTAATAAAGGCGTATAAGGTGTTCGGACTTCCCATTCTAATTACTGAACAGAAGAAGCTTGGAGGTACTATAGGAGTGATAAAAGATCTAATAGATGTCAAACCTATTCAGAAAATGTCCTTTAGCTGTTTGAGATGTGAAGAATTTTACAGAGAGTTTAAAAGGCTCAGTCCTAAGAGGGTTGCTTTAATTGGAATAGAAGCGCACATATGTATCCTACAGACGGCTTTGGATCTGCTTAAGGAGGGTTGCGAAGTCTACGTTGCCGTAGATTGCATTGGTTCGAGGAAGCAGATAGACAAGGATGTTGCTGTCCTGAGAATGATGCAGGAGGGTGTCAAGCTATGCACTGCCGAAAGCCTGATCTATGAGATAATGAAAACGGCTGAACACGAGAAGTTTAAGGAAATTCTCGAAATAGTAAAGGGGTGA